The Zestosphaera sp. genome includes a window with the following:
- a CDS encoding MBL fold metallo-hydrolase, translated as MNVDIAVAESMLRINNHGGIVIDGSLVIDGHESSCERVVTHIHSDHTVRLSDSLRRRQRLIGTPLTLEWISIMNSFADPTLHNPLDYGQRYRLGKLRITLKKAVHIPGTAQVLVEHEDGITIGYTSDFKKVGWGTEVLQPDILIMDAVYGHPSYVREFDDFIETVLADLVNELLSRGPVHVYAYYGKVQEVMQVLRERGVIAPFILNHKQYTLTRTAERHGMRFGDYFHIDSREGGEVLKDGWYVYLTHSTSYSKLKGNAKASHVMLSGWEFTRPYRRIDDTNFLVAFSDHSDFRGLVEYVENSKPKVLIVNSARSSQGRVFADYVASKLGIKAILL; from the coding sequence TTGAATGTCGACATCGCAGTTGCAGAGTCGATGCTGAGGATAAACAATCACGGAGGTATAGTGATTGACGGGTCTTTAGTGATTGACGGTCATGAGAGCTCTTGTGAGAGGGTCGTGACGCATATACACAGCGACCATACCGTGAGGTTATCGGATTCGCTACGTCGCAGGCAGAGGCTCATAGGAACGCCGCTTACCCTCGAATGGATTTCAATTATGAACAGCTTTGCGGATCCCACACTTCACAATCCGCTTGACTACGGGCAGAGGTATAGGTTAGGCAAGCTTAGGATCACGCTCAAGAAAGCTGTCCACATACCTGGGACAGCACAGGTCCTGGTAGAGCACGAGGATGGGATTACCATAGGATATACTAGTGACTTCAAGAAAGTAGGTTGGGGAACCGAGGTCCTTCAGCCCGACATACTGATCATGGATGCAGTCTACGGACATCCCTCCTATGTTAGAGAGTTCGATGACTTCATAGAGACCGTGCTGGCGGATTTAGTTAATGAGCTGCTCAGCAGGGGTCCTGTGCATGTGTATGCATACTACGGTAAGGTCCAGGAGGTGATGCAGGTGTTGCGTGAACGTGGGGTTATAGCGCCCTTCATACTCAATCACAAACAGTACACACTAACTAGGACTGCGGAAAGGCATGGGATGCGGTTTGGTGATTATTTCCACATAGACTCGCGAGAGGGGGGTGAGGTACTTAAAGACGGTTGGTACGTGTATTTGACCCACTCAACCAGTTACTCAAAACTTAAAGGCAATGCTAAGGCAAGCCACGTAATGCTCAGTGGCTGGGAGTTCACACGTCCGTATAGAAGGATAGATGACACCAACTTCTTAGTAGCGTTCAGCGACCACTCGGACTTCAGAGGTCTTGTTGAGTATGTTGAAAACTCTAAACCGAAGGTGTTAATAGTAAACAGCGCGAGAAGTTCGCAGGGCAGGGTCTTCGCAGATTACGTAGCTTCGAAACTGGGTATAAAGGCAATCCTGCTTTAG
- a CDS encoding ribose 1,5-bisphosphate isomerase produces MTREYELSKYVVEVREGIRTMAVRGAGRIAKYAASALKDAAECFKGSDVNEFLRYMEYVGSYLRSARPTAVSLPNAVSYVMSRLRRGRPTSIEEGKEIVISAAEEFIRYANEAVKIISDLGAKRIENGDTIMTHCHSTVATSLIATAHKMGRVSRVYVKETRPALQGLITAKILADEGLDVILIPDSGVRYYMKRVDKVVVGADTVVANGAVVNKIGTSLVALAAKEARVRFYVATETFKFSPYTLLGELVPIEVRDPREIVDEAWLNDNKNVRVLNPVFDVTPPEYIDAIITEKGVMPPQAALLILVEEYGAELREVGVSPSILGEEESSE; encoded by the coding sequence GTGACCAGAGAGTACGAGTTGTCTAAATATGTGGTGGAGGTTCGTGAGGGTATAAGAACGATGGCCGTAAGGGGAGCCGGTAGGATAGCTAAGTACGCGGCAAGCGCGCTGAAGGACGCAGCAGAATGCTTTAAAGGGTCGGATGTGAACGAATTCCTTCGTTACATGGAGTACGTAGGTTCCTATTTAAGGAGTGCCAGGCCAACCGCGGTCTCACTGCCCAACGCTGTGTCGTACGTGATGAGCAGGCTTAGAAGAGGTCGCCCTACATCCATTGAGGAAGGTAAGGAGATAGTTATATCGGCTGCTGAGGAATTCATCAGATACGCGAATGAAGCCGTTAAGATAATAAGCGACTTAGGCGCCAAAAGAATCGAGAACGGCGACACTATAATGACGCACTGCCACAGCACTGTAGCCACGTCACTAATAGCCACTGCCCATAAAATGGGGAGGGTCAGTAGGGTCTACGTTAAGGAGACGCGACCTGCCCTTCAAGGACTCATCACCGCTAAGATCCTGGCGGATGAGGGTCTTGACGTGATACTGATACCCGACTCCGGAGTAAGGTACTACATGAAGAGAGTGGATAAGGTGGTGGTCGGTGCCGATACCGTGGTTGCGAACGGGGCGGTAGTTAATAAGATAGGGACTTCATTAGTAGCGCTAGCAGCCAAGGAAGCTAGGGTCAGGTTCTACGTCGCCACAGAAACATTTAAATTCAGCCCCTACACGTTGTTAGGCGAGCTAGTGCCTATAGAGGTCAGGGACCCAAGGGAGATAGTCGATGAAGCTTGGCTAAACGATAATAAGAATGTTAGGGTGCTTAACCCCGTCTTCGACGTAACCCCGCCGGAGTACATAGATGCAATAATAACGGAGAAGGGGGTAATGCCTCCTCAAGCTGCACTGTTGATACTGGTTGAAGAATACGGGGCCGAGTTAAGGGAGGTAGGTGTAAGTCCTTCAATATTGGGGGAAGAGGAATCCAGTGAGTAA
- a CDS encoding carbohydrate kinase family protein, with protein MRDVKLLVVGSLNYDVMLFVERFAPPKTRVNRLKTFLGGSGGNAAVSAAKILGPGKVAFLGAVGDDEIGRLQLNDLERHGVITNHVVKISRTPSGQSFVAVSPDGDTAVYSYYGANEFLQVEHASNALATVGEDFEGLLVMNPPLNVARFLVGEASRRSKKVFWDPGMLAAGGLRELSPVMMHVDYLMPNEWELLMMTGANNVLGALDKLARHTRRPKLVIKSGVRGSYLVDLSLGTLTHVASVDPQALGLKLVSTSGCGDTYTGVFTAYKLCGFEDVTAMTYASCASTIKASKEDPRGAPSKEELEDLHAECVKIVSVEERHISL; from the coding sequence ATGCGTGATGTGAAGCTACTGGTAGTTGGGTCGCTGAACTATGACGTAATGCTCTTCGTCGAAAGATTCGCACCTCCCAAAACCCGTGTTAATAGGCTGAAGACATTTCTAGGTGGGTCCGGAGGCAACGCAGCCGTCAGCGCAGCTAAGATATTGGGTCCTGGTAAGGTAGCCTTTTTAGGGGCTGTGGGAGATGATGAAATAGGACGCCTTCAACTCAACGACTTAGAGAGACATGGTGTTATAACGAACCACGTCGTCAAGATTTCAAGGACTCCTTCAGGGCAGTCCTTCGTGGCCGTCAGCCCGGACGGCGATACTGCGGTTTATAGCTACTACGGTGCTAACGAGTTCCTTCAGGTGGAGCACGCCAGCAATGCCCTCGCCACAGTTGGTGAGGATTTTGAAGGTTTGTTGGTCATGAACCCACCATTAAACGTGGCTAGATTTCTAGTTGGTGAGGCATCACGCCGCTCTAAGAAGGTCTTCTGGGATCCAGGCATGCTCGCCGCTGGCGGGTTGCGTGAGTTAAGTCCTGTGATGATGCACGTCGATTACCTCATGCCAAATGAGTGGGAGCTCCTGATGATGACGGGCGCTAATAACGTTTTAGGAGCTCTTGATAAGTTAGCAAGGCACACACGCAGACCTAAACTAGTGATTAAGTCAGGTGTGAGGGGGTCCTACTTAGTTGACTTAAGCCTCGGTACTTTAACCCATGTGGCTTCAGTGGACCCGCAGGCTCTCGGACTTAAGTTAGTGTCAACATCTGGTTGCGGTGATACGTACACAGGGGTTTTCACTGCCTACAAGCTATGCGGGTTCGAGGATGTTACGGCGATGACTTACGCTTCATGCGCTTCCACCATAAAGGCTTCTAAAGAGGATCCACGCGGCGCGCCATCAAAAGAAGAGCTTGAGGATCTTCACGCGGAATGTGTTAAGATAGTGAGTGTTGAGGAAAGGCATATTAGCCTCTGA
- the ileS gene encoding isoleucine--tRNA ligase, whose amino-acid sequence MSSIDLGRMRLSEVEKEAKRFWESHSIPSKWRSWSDGRPVFSFLEGPPTANGVPHIGHLRGRIYKDFVLKLMRLRGYNVWAQGGWDEQGLPVEVETEKKLGIKHKKEIGTRISMEDFIRKCNELVDYYLRFWESYATRDIALWLDLENAYETREPHYVEYVWRLVKKAYQEGLLYEGFRVLPFCPRCETVLSDAEVDLGYEERTSPSIIVKFKVAGAGNTYLLIWTTTPWTLIDNEAVAANPDGVYCKLRVGNEYWWVAESRVDEVATLTGLRGECVEKVVGRGLAGLEYEHPLVDEVPIHRAHSNAHKVLTGEFVSLNEGTGLVHIAPGHGPEDFELGSRNGLPITSSVGINGVFNEDGGVFSDLHVDDASKKVVEVLKSKGLLLHSGTIRHAYPHCWRCHNPLIYRADRQWFIKITDMRERLMNELEKVNMYPPKLKDRFTNWVANAKDWTLSRSRIWGTPLPIWRCRDDLNKVLVVGSLSELRGLAVDAEGLNDFELVHRPWIDRVQIRTEECGEWVREPFVVDVWIDSGVAWGAGVDGFRNAELFSKLFPYDFITEGVDQTRGWFYSLLVTSVILTGRAPYKNILIQGLILDKYGRKMSKHLGNVVYAEEALRKHGADVLRLYILSTYPPGDPFIYNEDEIRNVLTSMNIIWNVFRFAHTYMSLDKFNPETHKVEELISNARPEDLWILSRVNTVMKNYLSELSSYNIHLAVRDVIDFFVEDLSHRYLRLIRRRVWEEESVDRFTAYSVLYYVLRRALKMLAPATPHLAEVLWQRFFRYYDAALEESVHLSVLEGVDEKFIRPDLEEGFDKVFEVFSAAAALRNNLELKLRWPVRVVYISAESATLRRLSGLEESLKFLSNAKEVVLTDQLPSECNESDTYSTLKTDSFLVCMPRKLDKDLLNEALSREVIRRVQVMRNRANLVVDEFIDVGIETEEPELKEALNAMKDYIAREVRARNIFETISSDMSVTEWDIEGMKIRIGIRKCVM is encoded by the coding sequence GTGTCCAGTATTGATTTGGGACGTATGAGGTTAAGTGAAGTAGAGAAGGAAGCTAAGAGATTCTGGGAGTCCCACAGCATACCTAGTAAGTGGAGATCGTGGAGTGACGGAAGACCTGTCTTCTCCTTCCTTGAAGGACCTCCTACGGCAAACGGCGTCCCGCATATAGGACACCTGAGAGGGAGGATATACAAGGACTTCGTCCTCAAGTTAATGAGGCTCAGAGGCTATAACGTTTGGGCGCAGGGGGGCTGGGATGAGCAGGGGTTGCCGGTGGAGGTCGAGACCGAGAAGAAGTTGGGGATAAAACATAAGAAGGAGATAGGCACCAGGATATCTATGGAGGATTTCATAAGGAAGTGTAACGAGCTGGTCGACTACTATCTGAGATTCTGGGAGTCATACGCAACGCGTGACATAGCCCTATGGCTTGACCTCGAGAACGCGTATGAAACCAGGGAACCGCACTACGTGGAATATGTGTGGCGCTTAGTTAAGAAGGCGTATCAGGAGGGACTTCTTTATGAAGGTTTCAGGGTGCTGCCATTCTGCCCCAGATGTGAGACAGTGCTTAGCGACGCTGAAGTTGATTTAGGTTATGAAGAGAGAACTTCCCCCTCAATCATAGTCAAGTTTAAGGTTGCGGGTGCGGGGAACACGTACTTGCTCATATGGACTACGACACCGTGGACCTTAATTGACAACGAGGCTGTCGCAGCCAATCCTGACGGAGTGTACTGCAAACTGAGGGTCGGAAACGAATACTGGTGGGTGGCAGAGTCTAGAGTGGATGAAGTGGCCACGCTGACTGGCTTGAGGGGCGAGTGTGTCGAGAAGGTGGTAGGACGCGGGCTCGCCGGTTTGGAGTACGAACATCCATTAGTTGATGAAGTTCCGATACACAGAGCTCACAGTAACGCTCATAAGGTACTGACCGGGGAGTTCGTCTCTCTGAATGAAGGGACTGGACTTGTCCACATAGCACCTGGTCACGGACCCGAAGATTTCGAGTTAGGATCTAGAAACGGACTCCCAATAACGAGTAGTGTAGGGATCAATGGGGTCTTTAACGAAGACGGCGGAGTCTTTAGCGATCTCCACGTGGATGATGCATCAAAGAAGGTGGTTGAGGTTCTGAAGTCCAAGGGGCTACTTCTCCACTCAGGCACTATAAGGCACGCATACCCTCACTGCTGGAGATGCCACAACCCATTAATCTACAGAGCGGATAGGCAGTGGTTCATCAAGATAACAGATATGAGGGAGAGGTTAATGAACGAGCTTGAGAAAGTCAATATGTACCCACCTAAGCTGAAGGACCGGTTCACTAATTGGGTGGCTAATGCGAAAGACTGGACTCTATCAAGGTCCCGTATATGGGGGACGCCGCTTCCGATATGGAGGTGCAGGGACGATCTGAACAAGGTACTGGTTGTTGGTAGTTTGAGCGAGTTAAGGGGCTTAGCCGTCGACGCTGAAGGGCTAAACGACTTTGAGCTCGTGCACCGACCCTGGATAGACAGGGTGCAGATCAGAACGGAGGAGTGTGGTGAATGGGTTAGGGAGCCCTTTGTAGTGGACGTGTGGATAGACAGCGGTGTAGCGTGGGGTGCAGGAGTCGACGGTTTCAGGAATGCTGAATTGTTCAGCAAGCTGTTCCCTTACGATTTCATAACGGAGGGGGTCGATCAAACCAGGGGTTGGTTCTACTCACTCCTCGTAACTTCAGTCATACTTACTGGGAGAGCGCCGTACAAGAACATACTCATTCAAGGCTTGATTCTTGACAAGTATGGACGTAAGATGTCTAAACATCTGGGAAACGTCGTTTACGCTGAGGAGGCTCTCAGGAAGCACGGTGCTGATGTTTTAAGGCTCTACATTCTCAGCACGTACCCCCCTGGAGATCCCTTCATATATAACGAGGATGAAATCAGGAATGTTCTCACATCGATGAACATAATTTGGAATGTGTTTAGGTTCGCTCACACCTACATGTCACTAGACAAGTTCAACCCAGAAACCCACAAGGTGGAGGAGCTGATATCCAACGCAAGGCCTGAGGACCTCTGGATTCTCTCCAGGGTCAATACTGTGATGAAGAACTACTTGAGCGAGTTAAGCAGTTACAACATACACCTAGCCGTTAGGGACGTCATTGACTTCTTTGTCGAGGATCTAAGCCACAGGTATCTGAGACTGATAAGAAGGAGGGTGTGGGAGGAGGAGAGCGTTGACAGGTTCACAGCGTACTCCGTCCTCTACTATGTCCTGAGGAGGGCTCTGAAGATGTTGGCTCCAGCAACACCCCACCTAGCGGAGGTGCTTTGGCAGAGGTTCTTCAGATATTATGACGCTGCTCTTGAGGAGAGCGTGCACCTAAGCGTTTTAGAGGGCGTCGACGAGAAGTTCATAAGACCTGACTTAGAGGAGGGGTTTGACAAGGTTTTCGAGGTTTTCAGCGCTGCGGCTGCGTTGAGAAATAATTTAGAGCTCAAGCTGAGGTGGCCTGTAAGGGTCGTGTATATCTCCGCGGAATCCGCGACGTTGAGGAGGTTGTCAGGGTTGGAGGAGTCCCTGAAGTTCCTCAGTAACGCTAAGGAAGTAGTCCTCACCGATCAGTTACCAAGTGAGTGTAACGAGAGCGACACGTACTCCACTTTAAAGACGGACTCATTCCTCGTGTGCATGCCCAGGAAACTCGATAAGGACTTGCTTAACGAGGCCCTCTCAAGAGAGGTGATTAGAAGGGTTCAGGTAATGCGTAATAGAGCGAACCTGGTCGTGGATGAATTCATAGATGTTGGAATTGAGACTGAAGAGCCGGAACTTAAGGAGGCGTTAAACGCTATGAAAGATTATATAGCGAGGGAGGTCAGGGCTAGAAACATCTTCGAAACCATAAGTAGTGACATGAGCGTCACCGAGTGGGATATTGAGGGAATGAAGATAAGAATCGGGATAAGGAAATGCGTGATGTGA
- a CDS encoding phosphoribosyltransferase has protein sequence MPKVRTKLVSWNEVVDWARDLSEKVEASGYRPDVVVAIARGGFVPARLVCDFLLVENLISLQSQHWTEAAKVEEKALIKYPYTLDLNGGKVLIVDDIVDTGDSVLLAKEFIGKNWNVSDVRVAVLQWISPVAKFKPDYYSMEVREWIWFQYPWTRLEDTFQFLKRLLNEEGRYKKVWTYEELVEKFREWYEIDVGREYYGDAVEWLIKRGLLEVKDDHYILRTV, from the coding sequence ATGCCTAAGGTTAGGACTAAATTAGTCTCATGGAATGAGGTAGTTGACTGGGCTAGAGACTTGTCAGAAAAGGTTGAGGCCTCAGGCTACAGACCTGACGTGGTGGTCGCGATAGCGAGAGGCGGCTTCGTGCCCGCGAGACTCGTATGTGACTTCTTGTTGGTTGAAAACCTCATATCCCTTCAGTCGCAGCACTGGACTGAAGCCGCTAAGGTTGAGGAGAAGGCCTTGATTAAGTATCCCTACACTTTAGACCTTAACGGCGGTAAAGTCCTCATAGTTGACGACATAGTGGACACGGGGGATTCTGTATTGCTAGCTAAGGAGTTTATTGGCAAGAACTGGAACGTCAGTGATGTGAGGGTGGCGGTACTCCAGTGGATCTCGCCTGTCGCTAAGTTCAAGCCGGATTACTACAGCATGGAGGTCCGTGAGTGGATCTGGTTCCAGTATCCATGGACCAGGCTGGAGGACACCTTTCAATTCCTCAAGAGGTTACTGAATGAGGAGGGTAGATATAAGAAGGTCTGGACCTACGAGGAACTGGTGGAAAAGTTTAGGGAGTGGTATGAGATAGATGTCGGGAGAGAATACTACGGAGACGCTGTTGAATGGCTCATTAAGAGGGGATTGCTCGAAGTTAAGGATGATCATTACATCCTACGCACGGTTTAA
- a CDS encoding haloacid dehalogenase encodes MSESWVPYVEEGLKQYLSRVEEILNSRDLVREELIKTGREVVRMSGYVVTNIHTDRWGEVEANLSRLMGSYRKLRETLKRHPCYEYSNLVVDLVSEYVEALVLYHLVRNHRLATPEELEVDHVPYLLGLLEVVGELKRYVLKLLSEERLEEAQEFFNVMEVIYEHLQHLDYPDAVLPNVRRKVDIARGVTESLRSFVTDVMLRYKLVRKC; translated from the coding sequence ATGTCCGAGTCGTGGGTTCCTTACGTTGAGGAAGGTCTAAAGCAATACCTTTCGAGAGTTGAGGAAATACTGAATAGCCGGGACTTAGTGCGTGAGGAGTTGATAAAGACTGGACGTGAGGTTGTGAGGATGTCAGGGTATGTGGTGACGAACATACATACCGACAGATGGGGGGAGGTGGAGGCTAACCTGAGCAGATTGATGGGGTCCTATAGGAAGCTCCGTGAAACTCTGAAGAGGCACCCGTGCTATGAGTACTCCAATTTGGTTGTTGACCTCGTAAGTGAATACGTTGAGGCCCTAGTGCTGTATCATTTGGTCAGGAACCATAGGCTAGCCACACCCGAGGAATTGGAGGTGGATCATGTCCCCTACCTACTCGGCTTACTGGAAGTTGTCGGCGAGTTAAAGAGGTACGTCCTCAAGCTGCTCTCGGAGGAACGCCTTGAGGAGGCGCAGGAATTCTTCAATGTCATGGAGGTAATATATGAGCATCTACAACACTTAGATTACCCGGACGCCGTCCTACCTAACGTTAGAAGGAAAGTTGACATAGCTAGAGGAGTGACGGAATCCCTGAGATCTTTCGTGACTGACGTGATGCTGAGATACAAGCTGGTTAGGAAATGCTGA
- a CDS encoding alanine--glyoxylate aminotransferase family protein, producing the protein MDERFLMMIPGPTFSEPSTLLSLAKVTRPHTSSEVEAVLKESLEILKRLLNTDGEVIVMPGSGTSAMEFAIDNFVKPGDRVLNLVSGFFGEYLVQATKARGGISIQVRSKLGQGFRGGEVRELVLREDVKAVTVQHVETSLGVANRIREIGEALKGSDKLFIVDAVASLGGMEIDMREWGIDVCFTGSQKALAVPPGLAIVALSKRAVDMLESSTNELFFFNGRKWLAMMRSVRNYFSTLPVNMIYALNESLKRISSEGFENRYVRHKVMAESFRQGVEELGLSIVAEKDFRSDTVTAVWLPEGIKLQDLSSEMMNRNVVIAGGLSELAGKMFRVGHMGEVNANDVLSTIAALERSLKKLGYPVKLGSGVGAAQEVLSEYGF; encoded by the coding sequence GTGGACGAGAGGTTCCTCATGATGATACCCGGGCCCACGTTCTCAGAGCCGAGCACCTTACTAAGCTTAGCTAAGGTTACAAGACCCCATACCTCAAGTGAAGTTGAAGCTGTTTTGAAGGAGTCTCTCGAGATTTTGAAGAGATTGCTGAACACTGACGGGGAGGTCATCGTTATGCCTGGAAGCGGGACATCGGCGATGGAGTTCGCGATAGATAATTTCGTGAAGCCCGGGGACAGAGTACTTAATCTAGTCAGCGGATTCTTTGGAGAGTATCTGGTTCAGGCAACAAAAGCTAGAGGCGGGATCTCAATACAGGTTAGGTCTAAACTCGGTCAAGGCTTCAGAGGGGGTGAGGTCAGGGAACTTGTATTGAGGGAGGACGTCAAGGCAGTCACAGTGCAGCACGTCGAGACCTCATTAGGCGTTGCTAACCGCATCAGGGAGATAGGTGAGGCTTTGAAGGGCAGTGATAAACTGTTCATAGTGGATGCGGTTGCCTCTTTGGGAGGCATGGAAATCGACATGAGGGAATGGGGTATTGACGTGTGTTTCACAGGCTCTCAGAAGGCCCTGGCAGTGCCGCCTGGGTTGGCGATAGTTGCTTTAAGTAAGAGAGCTGTTGATATGTTGGAGAGTAGCACCAACGAACTATTCTTCTTCAATGGCCGTAAATGGTTGGCGATGATGAGGAGCGTAAGAAACTACTTTTCAACCCTGCCTGTCAACATGATATATGCGCTGAACGAGTCCCTCAAGAGGATAAGCTCGGAGGGCTTTGAGAACAGGTACGTAAGACACAAGGTGATGGCGGAATCCTTCAGACAAGGTGTAGAGGAGTTAGGACTCTCTATAGTAGCGGAGAAAGACTTCAGATCTGACACGGTAACTGCTGTCTGGCTACCTGAAGGCATAAAACTCCAAGACCTGAGCTCGGAGATGATGAATCGCAATGTAGTGATAGCGGGGGGTTTAAGCGAGCTAGCTGGGAAGATGTTTAGGGTTGGTCACATGGGTGAGGTTAACGCAAACGATGTGCTATCCACCATAGCGGCACTGGAGAGGAGTCTTAAGAAGCTAGGATACCCTGTCAAGCTAGGTAGCGGTGTAGGGGCGGCGCAGGAGGTGTTAAGTGAATACGGCTTCTAA
- a CDS encoding chromatin protein Cren7, with product MSKKPVKVKDSTTGKEVELVPEKVWALAPKGRKGVKIGLFKSPETGKYFRAKVPEDYPA from the coding sequence ATGAGCAAGAAGCCCGTGAAGGTCAAGGATTCGACCACAGGGAAGGAGGTAGAGCTGGTTCCTGAGAAGGTCTGGGCGTTAGCGCCGAAAGGTAGGAAGGGGGTTAAGATAGGGCTCTTCAAGAGCCCCGAGACCGGCAAGTACTTCAGGGCTAAAGTTCCTGAAGACTATCCAGCCTAA
- a CDS encoding metallophosphoesterase, whose product MEVLVLSDLHDSLEALSRLKDVVIKKGYDLAVLLGDFTSPFTLKGLLELLPSVMGVFGNNDGDVDLLKTLAPRLTEQPLEEIIEGWRVIMLHGFKSPQLTEKLVHSLCMSGYYDLVLYGHTHIPKVEVFKTCLAINPGTLSGYLASARTYGVLTLSSSSASAAIVDLDSGRELAHSSLCKQSEKP is encoded by the coding sequence ATGGAGGTGCTCGTTTTATCTGACCTGCATGACAGCCTTGAGGCCCTGTCCAGGCTGAAGGATGTAGTGATTAAGAAAGGATACGATTTGGCGGTTCTTCTCGGGGATTTCACATCGCCTTTTACTTTGAAGGGTCTTCTGGAATTACTGCCTAGTGTAATGGGGGTCTTCGGTAACAACGACGGTGATGTAGACCTTCTGAAAACCCTGGCCCCTCGACTCACTGAACAGCCTCTAGAGGAAATTATAGAGGGTTGGAGAGTTATCATGCTTCACGGGTTTAAGAGCCCGCAACTTACTGAAAAGCTTGTTCATTCTCTCTGTATGTCAGGCTATTACGACTTAGTTCTTTACGGACATACACATATACCTAAAGTCGAGGTCTTCAAGACCTGCTTAGCCATCAATCCAGGCACTCTCTCAGGTTATCTGGCTTCCGCAAGAACTTACGGCGTCTTAACCCTGTCGAGTAGCAGTGCTAGCGCGGCGATAGTAGATTTGGACTCGGGTCGGGAGCTGGCTCACTCATCGCTTTGCAAGCAATCCGAAAAACCTTAA
- a CDS encoding DUF123 domain-containing protein — protein MGGVYSSYALVVSCDDAIINVKSLGSIQITKGYYIYVGSSNIRKPYLRVLRHLMRSVKKIKWHVDTLTTVCNPVAGLVCGGVSEDLLYRAFSSWGHATPLAKGFGCSDYRDHYTHLFSIRGVAGEGVYEVLRLIARKMLDLCSCVEFVLSDV, from the coding sequence GTGGGCGGGGTCTACTCATCCTACGCGCTTGTTGTTAGCTGCGACGACGCTATAATCAATGTTAAATCCCTTGGAAGCATTCAAATCACCAAGGGCTACTATATCTATGTGGGTTCTTCAAATATTCGGAAGCCGTATTTGAGAGTGTTAAGGCACTTAATGAGGAGTGTTAAGAAGATTAAGTGGCACGTAGACACTTTAACCACGGTCTGCAACCCGGTCGCAGGTTTAGTGTGTGGAGGAGTTAGTGAGGACCTTCTTTACCGAGCGTTTAGTTCATGGGGGCATGCAACCCCACTTGCGAAAGGTTTTGGCTGCAGCGATTATAGAGACCACTACACACACTTATTCAGCATACGTGGAGTTGCTGGTGAGGGTGTCTATGAAGTTCTGAGGCTTATCGCACGGAAAATGCTTGATTTATGTAGTTGTGTTGAGTTTGTTTTAAGCGACGTATAA
- a CDS encoding PqqD family protein, whose amino-acid sequence MKSEADLMITYEEIKNKHPLKQGVELGVEGDNYIVGINEEKVYSLSLSAFYVWQLCDGSKSVNDLVNHVLEDLKSSPQEITEDELKEVLVLILSQLSDAELIKFGED is encoded by the coding sequence ATGAAGAGTGAGGCGGACTTAATGATCACATACGAGGAAATCAAGAACAAGCACCCCTTAAAGCAGGGCGTGGAACTGGGGGTTGAGGGGGATAACTACATAGTTGGAATCAATGAAGAGAAAGTTTACTCATTATCATTGAGCGCATTCTACGTGTGGCAACTATGCGATGGAAGCAAGAGCGTTAACGACTTAGTGAACCACGTGCTCGAAGATCTGAAGTCATCTCCTCAAGAGATAACTGAAGACGAGCTGAAGGAAGTACTCGTGCTGATCCTAAGTCAGCTTAGTGATGCTGAATTGATAAAGTTCGGTGAGGACTGA
- a CDS encoding OB-fold nucleic acid binding domain-containing protein codes for MNGVRLVARVVNVEPSRTINTRSGLRTITEVIVGDETGRVKLTLWGRSLADKLKQGDTVEVKNAWTTVFKGVVQLNVGGEENISPSSESGLPEPEEIPDKYPQAPEGYRPEQRRTPGRRFPRTRRPFRRERSSGFGEDEE; via the coding sequence ATGAACGGAGTTCGTCTCGTGGCACGCGTAGTTAACGTGGAGCCCTCCAGAACCATAAACACTAGATCAGGCCTCAGAACGATCACTGAAGTGATTGTGGGAGATGAGACCGGGAGAGTTAAGTTAACTCTATGGGGAAGGTCTCTAGCCGATAAGTTGAAGCAGGGAGACACTGTAGAGGTCAAGAACGCCTGGACGACTGTGTTTAAAGGGGTAGTGCAACTTAACGTCGGCGGGGAAGAGAACATCTCGCCAAGCTCTGAGAGCGGACTGCCCGAGCCTGAGGAGATACCGGATAAATACCCGCAGGCACCTGAAGGCTACAGACCAGAGCAGAGGAGGACCCCCGGAAGGAGGTTCCCGAGGACGAGGAGGCCCTTCAGGAGGGAGAGATCATCCGGCTTTGGCGAGGATGAAGAGTGA